Sequence from the Candidatus Izemoplasma sp. genome:
CGGAACACCAAACTTATAGTGTTGATGGACAACAGGGGTTAAGTTTAAAATAACAATGACAAAATCTTGCTTATCTTTTGCATATCTAATAAAGGTAAAGATAGAGTAGTCGACATTGTTCGCATCAATCCACTCAAATCCTTCCGTTTGATGATCACATTCATATAATGCTTTATGGTGTTTTACGACATCGTTCATGTCTTTATTAAAACGTTGTGCTCCCTTATGAAGCGGATATTGTAAGAGATGCCAGTCCAATTCTGTATAATCCTTCCATTCATGCATTTGGGCAAACTCGCCCCCCATAAATAGCAGTGTTTTTCCTGGATGAGTAAAAAACAATCCCATTAATGCACGATAATTAGCAAATTTTTGCCAATAATCGCCAGGCATCTTATTGACGAGTGATTTTTTCCCATGAACAACTTCATCATGGCTTAATGGTAAGACATAATTTTCTGTAAAGGCATAGGTTAATCCAAACGTAATTAAATGGTGATGGTATTTACGATGAACAGGATCTTCTTCAAAATACTCAAGTGTATCATTCATCCATCCCATATTCCATTTATAGTTAAAACCAAGTCCACCATGATCGACAGGGTGCGTGACTTTAGGATAAGCTGTTGAATCTTCAGCAATTAATAACGCATTATCAAACGTTTCAAAAACCTTTTGACTTAAATGACGAATAAACGTCAATGCCCCATCATTAATGCCATTATTGCTGTCACCTAAGAAATAGATTAAGTTACTTACCGCATCGATGCGGAAGCCATCGACATGGAAGTATTTCATCCAAAACAAGGCATTTGATATTAAATAACTTTGAACTTCTCCTTTACCAAGGTCTAAATTGGCTGTTCCCCACACTTCATTTTCGCGTTTCCACGCCTCGTCATATTCATATAGAGGTTGTCCATCAAACATGTAAAGTCCGTGGGCATCTCGACAAATATGACCAGGCACCCAATCGATAATAACTTTGATGTTTTCCTGATGTAAGCGATCAATCAAATACATCAAATCTTTCGGTACACCAAAGCGGCTAGTTGCGCTGTAATAGCCTGTCCCTTGGTATCCCCAAGATTGATCTAATGGATGCTCCACTAAAGGCATAAATTCGACATGGGTAAACCCATTCTCTTTTAAATAAGGAATCAATAAATCAACTAGTTCATTGTATTTATGATGTGTGCCATCAGGTTTGACCATCCATGTCCCTAAATGACACTCATAAATACTCATCTGTTTATCATATGGTCGCTCATCTTCGCGATTATGCATATATTTGGCATCGTTCCAAAAATAGCCATCAATATCATACACTTTACTTAATTGACCCGGCCGTTCACTTGAGAAAAATGCATAGGGGTCGGCTTTATATAAGACCCGTCCATCATGGGTTTTTATTTCATATTGGTACTCATCCCATTCACTTGCTTTCTCAATCTCAATTTGCCAAATACCACTCTCATCGATTTTACGACAATTATGGACCCACGCTTGGTAGTCGTTAAACTCACCTAATACACTCACTTCTTTCGCATGTGGTGCCCAAACAGTGAATCTGACACCTACATGGTGTCCGTGATCATCTTTGATAATGTGCGCTCCAAAAACACGATAAGCATCGTAGAGTTTACCTTGATTAAAGAAATATAAATCGTCTTGATTCATAAGATCCTCCTATTCTTCAAGTGTGGCGATTTGTGCACTTGAATATCCTTTTTGTCGTAACGTTTGTTTCATCGCATATCTACTTACACCTTTGTTGTGTAATTTAGACACATCTTTTTCAAAAGATGATGATTCATCAATCATTTGATCAATTATATCCATATGTGCTTGAAAAACTTCATCAATAATATATGATTGAAAACCATAGCGATAAAACTTTTGTTTTAGGCTTTTAATCGCTTTATAATAAGGCTTTTTTACAGGACGTTGACTCAATTTAATTAACTGTTTACGAATCGTTTCTTTTTGTTCGGGAATATCATAACTGAGTAAGGCCTGATCAATTATAGGTTTGTCAATTTTCTTTTTGTGTAAGTATTGCCCAATTTTTTTAGGACCATCATGGGAATACATTTTTTTATCTTCTACATACAAACTAGCGTAGCGTTGATCGTTTAAATAGTTATTTTCTTGTAAGCGATCAATGACTTGTTCGATAACAATTCGGCTATAATCTTTTTTGCGTAAATGTGCTTTTGTTTCCCCAACCGTTCGCATTTGCCTTGTCACATAACTCAGTGCCTGTTGATAGGCAAGGTCAAAATTAGCGCCTTGTCTAATCTCTTTTATCTCATTTGGCTCTAGTTCTTTTTGGACATACAAATGGTATTGACTTAGGGTCTGTTCACTCACATCAAATGCAATACGGTTTGATAATGTAATCCGATAGCCATTTGTCTGTTTGTGAATATCTGTAATTTTAATCATTGTTACTGAAGTAATCTAAGGCTGCTTGTAACTGTGAATCGTTACTTGGGTTATCACGGAATGCATCTAGTGCTGCATTGATGACAGTTAAAGTAGCTTCATCAATCATACCCGTTGCGGGGATGTTATGATCATTTTGAATATTGATAATAGCACTGTAGGTATCCTGGTCAAAATAACCATCCGTTCTGACGTTATATCCCATGGTATTAATGATTTGTTGTACATTGGCAATACGGGGATCGACCGTGTCGACTTGTAGTGGACCTTCGTCTATTAAAAAGACTTTATAGGCTGTTTCAGCACCTGTTGGTTCGACGATGATATCCGGTGTAATGCCATCCGTACCACCATTAAAATGGACCCAATTCCCTTCACTTGTAATCCATTTACCAATGGATATATGTAACCGATCCCCCACTGTTGCTTGAACAACCATGTCCGTCTGCATGGTCCCTTTACCGTATGTCACTGTTCCGACTAAAGGATAATTCCCTTGTTCTTGCATAGCACTTGCAAAAACTTCTGATGCACTGGCACTATTTTGATTGACAAGCGTAACGATATCATAGGGCTTTGGTGTACTATTAGATGCATAATAATTGTTACTGAAGAATTCTCCATCAGAATAATATTCAGTTGAGAACATTGGCTTCCCATTATCCACTAAAAACTCATTCATCATATTGTACACTGTCGATAAATGGCCACCGCCATTATTTCGTAAATCAATAACTAATCCATCTATATTTTGCGCTTCTAAGGCTGTGATTGCATCATGAAATTTATTGGCTGTTTCATCGCCAAATTGCGTGACTTCAATATAGCCAAGTTTTTGTCCGTTTTTGTTAAATACTTGATAATTAACACTGGCATTTTGGATTACGGCGCGGGTCATGGTTAATTGAATAATATTATCAACACCTTGACGGAAAATACCAATAACGACATCCGTACCTTCTTCTCCTAAAATCATGTTGATGGTGTCATAAAAGTTTTGCTCAGTAATATCCACCCCATCAACACTCACAATGATATCATTAGGTAAGATGCCAGCTTCTTCGGCTGGGCCACCTTCCATCACATCTTCAACAATGATTTGCCCTTCAACAAAGCTCACGCGAACGCCAATGCCGACATAACTTTCTTCAAACCCACTTTGAAATTGTGAGTATTCTTCATAGTCAAAATAACTTGAATGTGGGTCATTTAATGCATCAAACATCCCGTTCACTGCGCCTTCCATTAACAAGTCTCTTGATGGTTGTGTATAATGATTTTCCATCAATGATTCTAAAACTTCTAAGAAAACTTCATCGGTAATGGTTGTTGCACCGTCTTCATTTAACGGCGGATTTTCATCTTGATTGCCCGTATCCTGTGGTTCAACTGTATCCATGTTGTACCCAATATAAAAACTGGTTCCTATTGCGACGATGAAGGCTAATAAACCTACTAATCGTTTACTCATAAATCATCACTCTCTCTTTCTAAAAATTCACCATGTATTTCTGTAGCCGGGGTGACATACACAAATGCCGTCTCATCAATATGGCTAATTACATTTCTCACTAAATAATATTCTCGTTTAGTAATGACTGTAATCAGCATTATTTTTTTGGACTCTGAGTACCCACCCTTAATCGGTACTTCTGTCACACCACGACTAATAGAATCATAAATTGATTTTTTGATCTCCTGTGGATAATCTGTAATAATTTGTAAGGCTTTTTTCGAAGTACCCCCGACAACCACCATGTCCGCAACTTTACCGCTAATCGCAATCGCGATTATCGCATAAAGCCCAACAAGTACACTCCCAGATTGGGAAAAGACAATAGTTCCTGCAAGGACAATTAAGCCATCAATTAAATACACACTAAAACTGATTGGTAAATTAAACACGCGGTTTAAGATTTTAACGGGTATGTCTGTTCCTCCGCTTGTACCACCATATTTAAGCACATAGCCAAAACCAAGTCCAAGTAGTGCCCCACCAAAAGTGACCGCAATGACATAGTCATTTTCGATATTTAATAAGGGCACAAACTGTTCTAAGATGAACAGGACAAAAGGAAACAGAAGGCTGCCATAGATACTTCTAAGAAATAGTTTTGTGCCTAAGACAATCCAGCCAACCAACAATAACACCATATTCATCGCAAATACGGTGAGAGAAATTGAAATCTTACTTGATACTTCATTCAGTATCATACCGATTCCAGTAACCCCTCCAGCAACTAAATCAACAGGAATTAAAAAGAAATAAAACCCTGAAGCCATCAAAATAATACCTAATGAAATCCATCCGTAACGTTCAGGATGACTAATAGGACGTATCCGGTGTTTATCCATTATGATCGTCCTTTTGTTGCTGTGTTAGATAGGCTTTGATGAATGGATCTAAATCGCCATCCATAACTTTATCGACATTCCCTGTCTCGTGATTTGTACGATGGTCCTTAACCATTGAGTAAGGATGCATAACATATGAACGTATCTGACTTCCAAAAGAGTTAGAAATATCGGTAGACCGATATTTTGCAATATTTTCTTGTTGTTCTTCTAACGCTTTTTGATATAATTTACCTTTTAAAATTTGCATTGCCTTATCTTTGTTTTTAATTTGCGACCGTTCATTTTGTACTGTCACAACGATATGAGTAGGTATATGGGTAATCCGTACAGCACTATCGGTGGTATTAACACTTTGTCCCCCTGCACCACTTGAGCGATAGGTATCAATTTTTAAATCTTTGTCATCAATGTCGATGTCAATATCGCCCTCAAATTCAGGAATCACTGTAACACTAGCAAAAGACGTATGACGTCTTCCGCCACTATCGAACGGACTAATTCTAACTAAACGGTGAACACCATGTTCTGCTTTTAAGTAGCCGTAGGCATTATCGCCACGAATCGCAAAAGTAGCACTTTTAATCCCTGCTTCATCCCCAGCTTGGTAATCTAGCACTTCCTGAGTGTAGCCACTACTTGCGGCATAACGGTTATACATCCGATAAAGCATACTTGCCCAATCTTGTGATTCCGTACCACCAGCTCCTGGATGAATTTCTAAAATCGCATTTAAATCATCATATTCCTCTGATAATAACAACAGAATCTCTAAGTTTTCGGCTCGTTTTGTCAGTTGTTTATCATATGTCTCGATATCATCTAGTAAACTCGCATCTTCTTCAACTAACTCTTTTGATAATTGCAAGTTTTCAATCAAATCATCATATGCCGCTATTTGGTCATAACGTTTTTTTAACCGCTTTAATTGTTGAATAATATGATTAGCTTCTTGTGGGTTATCCCAAAAAGAAGCATCATAGGTTTGTTTTTGTAACGAATCAATCTCATTTTTTAATGCCTCGAGATCGATTAAATTATGGATTTTTTCTTGTTCATTTAAATGGCTTTGAACAATGCCTTTAACATCAGATAGTTGCATAATTAATCACCTTCAAGAAAGACCCTAGGATATCCCTTCGGGTCTTTATTCTATTTACCATGACAATGTTTATATTTTTTCCCTGAGCCACATGGGCAAGGGTCGTTTCGTCCTACTTTATTGACAGAACGTGGTTTTTTCTTTGACTCGATTTCTTTACCACTAGATGTGTGCGTTGGTTTAATCACTTGTACGCGTTCCATATTATCACGGATTTGAGCGCGTAAGACATATCGTGTTACATCTTCATCAATCGCTTCTAACATTTCGTTAAATAACCGATACCCACTATCTTGATATTCGCGTAATGGGTTCATTTGTGCATAACTTTGCAGGCCAATTGATTGGCGTAATTCACTCATTTGATCGATATGTTCTGTCCAATATGTATCGACCACACGTAAGATAATGGCTTTTAAAAATTCGTTAAACTTCTCATCACCAAATTTGTTCAGTTTATAAGTCATATCCTCTTTAACAACATCATAAAGTTCACTGATAACCTCAGGTGCGGGTTTATCTAATTCAGACTTACTTATACTGTTTGGCGTAAAGTACCGTCCTGCGAGGACATTATATAATTCACTACTATTAACCATTTGATCTTTAGAATCTTGATTGACATGGGCATAAACTGTCCGTTCAATAGAACGATTTATCATTTCACGGGCAATATCAATAATTGAATCTTTAAATAAGATATCACGTCGTTGTTTATAGATTACTTCACGTTGTTTACGGTTTACTTCATCATATTGTAATACGGTTTTCCGGCGATCAAAGTTGTTTCCTTCAATTTGTTTTTGGGCCCGTTCTACAATTTTAGAAAAGATTCCGTAATCGATTGGCTCTTCATCATCAGACCCCCGTGTTTTGGTTAACATCTCCAATTGTCGTTTAAAACGATCGCCACCAAATCGGCGCAACAAATCATCTTCTCCTGATAAGAAGAAACGACTATATCCTGGGTCTCCTTGACGTCCACTACGTCCGCGTAACTGATTATCAATCCGGCGTGACTCATGACGTTCTGTCCCTAATACCGCAAGTCCACCAAGTTCGACAACGCCTTCACCAAGTTTAATGTCTGTCCCACGTCCAGCCATATTGGTTGCGATTGTGACTTGACCCTTCATTCCTGCTTTTGCGACAATCTCAGCTTCACGCTCATGCTGTTTCGCATTTAAAACATCATGTGGTACCCCTAACCGTTTCAATAGTTTACTGAGCAATTCTGATGTTTCAATAGAAATGGTCCCGACTAACATGGGTTGCCCAATTTTATGACGGTGTTGTATTTCTTTCGCAATTGCTTTATATTTTGCTTTCATTGTCGCGAAGATTAAATCATTATCATCTTGACGGATGACCGGTTTATTGGTTGGTATTTCAACGACAATCATATTATAGATATTTCTGAACTCTTCTTCCTCAGTTTTCGCTGTCCCTGTCATTCCGGCAAGTTTGCTATACATTCTAAAGTAATTTTGGAATGTTATTGTTGCTAGTGTTGTGGTTTCTTTTTTAATGTCAACGCCTTCTTTAGCTTCTAATGCTTGATGGAGTCCTTCACTAAATTGGCGTCCATGCATAAGTCGTCCTGTGAAACTATCGACAATAACAACTTTATTATCTTGAACAACATAATCAACATCGCGTTCCATTGTAAAATTCGCTTTAATCGCATTGTTTATACTATGTAGTAAACTGACATTATGGATATCATATAGATTATCTAATGAAAAGTATTTTTCGGCTCTAGCAATACCGGATTCCGTTAAGTTGACAGCTTTTGTTTTAATATCTAAATCATAATCTTCTTCAGTTAAATTTCGCGTAAATGCTTGCGCTTGTAAATATAAGCTACTGGTATTTTTTGCGCCACCACTAATAATTAATGGGGTTCTTGCTTCATCAATTAAGATCGAATCAATCTCATCAATAATCGCGTAGTTTAATGGTCTTTGGACCATTTGTTCTTTATAGATAACCATGTGATCACGTAAGTAATCAAATCCTAATTCATTATTGGTTGAATACAGTACATCACATAAATACGCTTCGCGCTTTTCTTCCTTTGTTAAATCACGTGTATTCAGCCCAACAGTTAGTCCTAACCATCGAAATAAATCACCAATTTCACCGTTTGCTTCACGCGCAGCTAAATAATCATTGACTGTGACAATGTGAACACCTTCACCTAATAATCCATTTAAGTAGGCTGGCATAACACTGGTTAAGGTTTTCCCTTCACCGGTCTTCATTTCCGCAATATTACCATTATGTATTGAAATAGCCCCCAACAATTGCACATAGTAAGGGGTTAATCCAACGACACGTGTCGCCGCTTCGCGAACGGTCGCAAAGGCATCAACTAAAATATCATCTTTTGTTTCACCGTTGTTTAATCGTTCTCTAAATTCATCTGTTTTTGCTTTTAATTCTGCGTCTGACAATGTTTTATATGTATCGCTTAATGCCTCTATTTGATCCGCTATTTTGCGGTTCTTTTTGAGTGCTCGATGTCCTAAGTCAAACCATTTTTTAAAAAACATGTACCTCACCTCATTTTGTCACATCTATGATATCATATTTATGAACTTTTTGAAAACAAAACTCAAGAAAAATGCGCCCTTGGGCGCATTTATTTATTCGGTTTCAATAACTCCAAATGTTCCATCATTTCGTGTATAGGCCACACTGACTTGTTTTGTTTTATCATCACGGAAAATGAAAAAGTCATGATCCAATACTTTTAGTGCAGTAATGGCTTCATCAACTGTCATTTCTTCAAGCATAATTTCTTTCTTGCGGACAGGTTGCTGTACCAATTCCTTTTCAAGTGCTTCAATATCTAAATCATCATGGAAGATATCTTTAACACCATCACGTTGTTGTAAACTGCGTGTAATTTTTGTTTTATGTTTACGAATTTGTGATTCTAATTTATCAATTGATAAATCAATCGCTGCGTACATGTCTTCATCTGCGACCTCAGCACGCATGGTATAATACTTGGTAGGGATGGTCACCTCAACTTTATGATGATCGCTATAAACTTTACAAACCACAAAGGCATCTAACGCCTGTTTGAAATACCGTTCTACTTTTTGTAATTTGTCTTCTGCGTAATCTCTAATGGCATCGGTTACTTCAAACCCATTTTTCCCTCTAACTTCAACTCTCATCTTTTTCAGCTCCCTTTCAATTTAATATAGTTTATTATAACATATAATCAGACTATTGTTTAAGAAATGTGATTTTTTTCTCTTACAACAGTGTATCGCGATATAGAAATGCTAAGTATAAAAAACGGCGTGTTAACCCTAAAACAAGTTTAAACATTGGGCTGTTAAGGAATGTTATTAATGTATCATCATAGTAAAGCATTAGATCACTATCAGAGGTTTTAAAGCCGGTAAACAGGTGATGCCCTAGTTCTGTAAATAAGGCGTGATCATCACCATCTTTGTTTTGATCAAATAAATAATGCAAGATTATTTCTTTATCCAACACGGGAATCATGTCTTCTGTTTTTACATTAACTTTTTTCACACAGTCATCATGGATGACATACGGTGTTTTAAAAAGTGTTTTAAGTGTCATCTGTTTATATAAGTGTTTCTGACAATAAATACAATTCATAAAAAAGACCTCCATCCATATAGTATGGATAAAGGTCTTATTTATCTTTTGCGAGTAATTGTTCATAGACTTCATATGTCGCATAGACATCGCTTAAAGCCCGATGTGCCTGCTTGTTTTCTATTTGGAAAATACGGCACAATGCTTTTAAAGAATAACTTCTAAGTCCTTTTAATCGTTTTCTTGCTGAGAAAATCGTGTCTTTCACTCTAAATTTAGGATATTTAACCATATATCGCGTACATTCATTTTCAATGAACGGATAATCAAATCGTACTGCGTTATGTCCAATTAAAAAATCTACCCCTTCACAAAAGGATATAAATTCTTGTAAAGCAATACCTGGGAAAAGCGCATCTTTAACCATTTCGTTGGTAATGCCATGAATCGCAATCACATTGTCTGGAATGGTTATCCCGGGATTAATTAATTGTTCAAAAGAATCAACGACTTCACCATTCTTAATACGAAGTGCCCCAATTTCGATAATTCGATCTGTTCTTGGATTTAATCCTGTTGTTTCAATATCAAATACAACATAGTCCATAATTATCACCAAAATTAGTATATCACAAAAACAACTTATGGTATACTAAAAACAATCAAGGAGGTTGTCTTATGAGCTTATTTTCATATCAATCGTTAAAAGATTCAAACTATTTTGAAGGATGGTATGTTCGAATAATTGATCCTGTTATCGAACTTAATATGGCTGTTATATTCGGGATTACGAAAGAATCAACCAATCCTCATGCATTTATTCAAATCGCAAAAGCTGGTCAGAAAAAAGGGATTTATAGAGCATTTGATCTGTCATTATTCTATTATCATGAGACCTTAGAAACAGTCACTATCGGCAATAATGAGTTGTCGCTTAAACATCTACTACTTGATATTGATGATATTAAGTGTAATTTATCGTTTGAAGATGTGTCACTTCAAACAAAGTCATCTATGGGTTTCTTTAAAAAAATGCCCCTTGAGTGTTATCAAGAGTTACTTTATCCTAATGGTAAAGGGATTGGTAAAATCGAGATGGCGGATGAGAAACACAGCATTAACGCAAATATTTATCTAGAAAAGACATATGGTCACAAATTTCCTCAAAAGTGGATTTGGTGTCAAAGTTCTCACGCTGAATCATCAAACGCAACTATCTCCTTATCAGTGGGTAAAGTTCCTTTCAAAGGCTTAACTATTAACGGCTTTTTCTTACATCTAGATTTACCGGATAAAGGCTATCATTTTTCATCATACAATCTTTCAAAATTCCTTTATGAAAGTCATAAGGGACAGATTACTCTAACCGTTTTAAAGCCGTTTTATAAAGTTATTATTAAAACATCGTTAGATGCTCCAATTAAACTGGTTGGACCAACGGATGGTGGCAACATGAACCTAGAGGTCTTTGAGAGTTTAACCTCGCATGCAAAAGTTACGCTATATAAACGTAAGAAGATTATCTTTGAAGATACGTTTACGTATGTTGGATTAGAAAATACAATGGATTAAAAAAAGCCAACTAAGTTGGCTTTTTACATATCATATTTTTGTGCGCGTTGTTTGCCTTCAATGACTAACTTCATATTGTAAGCAAGTGCACTGAGTTCGTTTTCACCAGGATAGATAGTGATTTCTCCTAAGTGATCTATGTATTCTAGCAGTGGTTGTAATACATCTTGATTATATGCTAGGCCACCGGTAATAATGATCGCATCAAGTTTCCCTTTTGTAATGGCATATAAACTACCAATTTCTTTAGCAATTTGATACACCATAGCATGAAGGATATCTTTTGCGACGGTACTGCCACTAGCAATCATTTCACTGACTTCTTCAGCATCATTGGTATTTAAATAAGATACAAGTCCACCAAATCCATGATTTAGTTTTTGAACTTGTTCTAACGTGTATTGTCCATTAAATGCAAGTTCATACACAGACGCTACCGGTAATCCCCCAGTACGCTCTGGGCTAAATGGTCCATCTCCGTCTAAAGCGTTGTTAACATCAACGACTTTGCCTTCTTTGTGAAATCCAACACTAATGCCACCACCTAAGTGAGCAACAATTAGATTGAGATCTTCATAATTTAAATTATTTTTCTCTGCGTACTGTTTGGCGACCGCTTTTTGATTTAATGCGTGCCATATCGGCTTACGGGTAATACCGTTCAATCCCGATATTTTAGCGACATCTTCCATTTCATCAACAATGACAGGGTCAGCGATGTACGCTTTTTTACTAACTTTTTTGGCAAGTGTATCCGCTAATATTCCACCCAAGTTACTGGCATGTTCCCCATACTTTCCACTTGCTAAATCTTTTTTCATGGCATCATCAACTTCATAAACGCCACTTGCGAGTGATTTCATTAATCCCCCTCGACCGATAAATCCATCGATTTGGTTTAACCGAATCGCATTCTCTTTTAAGAAGGTTTCAATATCACTGCGTCGTAAAGGGATTTGATCAATTAAATCATCATATTTATTGAGTATATCAGAGGAATAGCGGATCGTTTTTTTGTGCACACAGTCATCGCCTTCAAATAAGGCTACTTTAGTTGATGTGCTTCCTGGGTTGATAGTAAGAATCTTCATGAGATCCATCCTCTCTTTAAAAATATTACTTAACGATATCGCGTCCGCGATCAAGTGCTTCTTTATTAATGTCAATCAGTTTTGCTTTCGCACCTGTAAATTTCTGTTTCATTATATCAATAATATCATCGTTCGTAAAGAGATTTGCCGCCTTTAAATAGGCTCCTAACATGACCATGTTTGCAACTTTTAGGTTACCAATCTCTAGTGCTAAATCATTCGCTTTGACAAGAATAACATTCACATCATCACGAATGTCAACATCTTTTACAAGACTTGCGTTAATTAATAAGTTTCCACCTGTTTTTAATTTTGGTTGGAATTTAGCAAGCGAAGGTTTGTTCATAATAATTAAAGAATCTGGTGTTGAAATAACAGGACTCCTTACCGGATCTTCACTGATTGTAACTGAACAATTTGCTGTACCCCCACGGGTCTCTGGTCCATATGATGGAAACCATAATGTGTTAATGTCTTTTTTTGTTGCAACGTAACTAAGGAGTTGCCCCATTAACATTACACCTTGTCCACCAAATCCGGCAATGATTACTTTTTCATCAATCATGCGTTATCCTCCTTCGTTCTATCTTTGTAGACACCTAAAGGATAGTAAGGAATCATATTGTCAACAGCCCAATCTACAGCGTCTTTTGGTGTCATACCCC
This genomic interval carries:
- the raiA gene encoding ribosome-associated translation inhibitor RaiA → MRVEVRGKNGFEVTDAIRDYAEDKLQKVERYFKQALDAFVVCKVYSDHHKVEVTIPTKYYTMRAEVADEDMYAAIDLSIDKLESQIRKHKTKITRSLQQRDGVKDIFHDDLDIEALEKELVQQPVRKKEIMLEEMTVDEAITALKVLDHDFFIFRDDKTKQVSVAYTRNDGTFGVIETE
- a CDS encoding 3'-5' exonuclease, yielding MDYVVFDIETTGLNPRTDRIIEIGALRIKNGEVVDSFEQLINPGITIPDNVIAIHGITNEMVKDALFPGIALQEFISFCEGVDFLIGHNAVRFDYPFIENECTRYMVKYPKFRVKDTIFSARKRLKGLRSYSLKALCRIFQIENKQAHRALSDVYATYEVYEQLLAKDK
- a CDS encoding tocopherol cyclase family protein encodes the protein MSLFSYQSLKDSNYFEGWYVRIIDPVIELNMAVIFGITKESTNPHAFIQIAKAGQKKGIYRAFDLSLFYYHETLETVTIGNNELSLKHLLLDIDDIKCNLSFEDVSLQTKSSMGFFKKMPLECYQELLYPNGKGIGKIEMADEKHSINANIYLEKTYGHKFPQKWIWCQSSHAESSNATISLSVGKVPFKGLTINGFFLHLDLPDKGYHFSSYNLSKFLYESHKGQITLTVLKPFYKVIIKTSLDAPIKLVGPTDGGNMNLEVFESLTSHAKVTLYKRKKIIFEDTFTYVGLENTMD
- the buk gene encoding butyrate kinase; the encoded protein is MKILTINPGSTSTKVALFEGDDCVHKKTIRYSSDILNKYDDLIDQIPLRRSDIETFLKENAIRLNQIDGFIGRGGLMKSLASGVYEVDDAMKKDLASGKYGEHASNLGGILADTLAKKVSKKAYIADPVIVDEMEDVAKISGLNGITRKPIWHALNQKAVAKQYAEKNNLNYEDLNLIVAHLGGGISVGFHKEGKVVDVNNALDGDGPFSPERTGGLPVASVYELAFNGQYTLEQVQKLNHGFGGLVSYLNTNDAEEVSEMIASGSTVAKDILHAMVYQIAKEIGSLYAITKGKLDAIIITGGLAYNQDVLQPLLEYIDHLGEITIYPGENELSALAYNMKLVIEGKQRAQKYDM
- a CDS encoding 2-oxoacid:acceptor oxidoreductase family protein, with translation MIDEKVIIAGFGGQGVMLMGQLLSYVATKKDINTLWFPSYGPETRGGTANCSVTISEDPVRSPVISTPDSLIIMNKPSLAKFQPKLKTGGNLLINASLVKDVDIRDDVNVILVKANDLALEIGNLKVANMVMLGAYLKAANLFTNDDIIDIMKQKFTGAKAKLIDINKEALDRGRDIVK